TGTCGGTGGACTTGCCGGACGGTTGGATGTACAATAACTCCCTGATAATCCGCAATATATTTTGTTTTCCTTTTTTGGGCGGGAGATATTTTTCGATTCTGTCAGAGAATAGAATTGCGCCCACTTTGTCATTATTTGTGATAGCAGAAAACGCCAGAACGGCTGCTATTTCGGTAATGATTTCATTTTTAAACCGATCTGTGGTCCCAAAAAACGATGAACCTGAAATGTCCAGCAATAGCATTACCGTAAGTTCTCTTTCTTCTTCAAATATTTTGACATGGGGTCCACCTGTCCGGGCGGTCACATTCCAATCAATATTTCGTACATCGTCACCGTATTGATATTCTCTGACTTCACTGAAAGACATCCCTCTGCCCTTAAATGCACTGTGGTACTCACCGGAAAAAATATGTTTTGTCAGACCTTTGGTCCTGATCTCAATTTTCCGGACTTTTTTTAACAGCTCAGAAGTTTCCATCATCACGGATTCAATTCTTTAATCAAAGTACGGTTTTTTAATTTACCTGAAAGGTCAGAATATGAAACGATTATTTCCTGTTCACCGTACAACATGCTGAAATCTGTTCTGAAACAGAACCCATTTTGTTTTAGGGTGACATATTCAAAACGTTGTGTATCCAACCATTTTCTCAAACCGGAGTTTGTTTTTAACTCCTTTTTCTTTGCATTGACTACCTTATCAAAATAATCAAATGGGTTGAAGTCGCTTTCAAAAATATCATTAAATTTTAATTCTTTTCCGGCATTAATATCAAATATGAAGGATCGTTTTTGAATGTTTTTTTCATATGCAGACTGCTTATAAACAGTACCGCTGATCAGATCACCTGAGTAATAATCCACTTCTACCCAACCATGGACATTATACGCCCATTTTTCTGATCCTGAGTAATCGTCCGGATTTTTAGATGTCAATTTTTTTTGATTTTCACTCAACCAACTTTGAAAAATATTTTCTATCCACTTATTAAAACCAGGTTTGGCGATTTTGGGTCTTACCAGATCCAGTCGTGTAGTAAAGTCAGCATATTCATAACATTCATAAGTAAATGCGGCTTTCCTTTTCAATGAATATACCTGACTTTCGTCAAATAAATTTAAGTTATCAGAAAAAATATCCCACATTGAAAATGAGCCTGTTTTTATCTTTTTTTTATATAAAACTGTGCCCGGAAAATCAAGTGCGTAAAAATCTACACCTATTAAGTCCGGATTGATCACATCTGTAAAAAATCTGTTGTCCTGGCATACTGAAATTTTCTGAATACCATTCTGCCTGTTTAATATCAGTTTGACTTTAACTCCATCGATTGTGGCTTCATAAAGAATATATAAATCTTCACTTGAACACCCGGAATCGGATGTGGCACCAGGCTCAGTTTTAATATCGGCTTTTAAGGTTAATTGTTGAATTTTTTTACTGTCCGTCCAAATAGCATCCAATTTTTGTCCATTATAATTTCCAAGAATATAACCACACAGTTTGCCGGATTTAGAAAATTCAATAAGTCTGATATGATCATCTGTATCTTCACCTTCAAAGTAGAATGTATTGTTACTGCTGCTTAAAGTGTAAAGCCCTTTACATTCCTTGCCATCGGTTCCTATAAAAAAATCTACTTTATGTTTATTGTCAATGCTACCTGTCAGATGATTGATCCAAAGATTTCGGGTATCATGTGAAAACATCGCCTTTACTTCATTTCTTCTGTCATCTGCCTGTGCATTTAACATAACTGCACTACCCGTCAGGAAGACAGCAATGATAAGGTTCAGGTATTTTACAGGTTTGTTCATTTTTTTTGATAAATGGCTAAAATATCCGGTTTATGGGACTTCTATCGTATTGATAATCTTTGTGACTATATCTTCCGGAGTGATATTTTCAGCTTCAGCTTCATAACTCAGTCCCAAACGATGGTTTAGAATATCCATGCACACATTTCGAACATCATCCGGGATGACATACCCTCTTCTGTTCATAAATGCTCTGGCTTTCGCTCCCATTGCCAGATTGATACTGGCCCTTGGCGAAGCACCATAACTGATGAGGTCTTTAAGTTCTGTCAGTCGATATTTCTGTGGTTCACGGGTTGCAAAGACGATGTCCAAAATATATTGCTCGATTTTTTCGTCCATATACACTTTTTTGACAGATTCTCTGGCTTTGATAATGGATGCAGGACTGACAACCGCTTTTATTTCCTGAAGGATTTCTCCGGAGATATTCTTTCGTATAATATCCTTTTCTTCTTCTCTGGTCGGGTAGCCAATTTTCACTTTCAGCATAAACCTATCGACTTGCGCTTCCGGCAAAGGGTATGTTCCTTCCTGATCTATCGGGTTTTGAGTAGCAAGAACGAGAAAAGGTTCATCCAGAACAAAGCTTTGTTTACCGATGGTTACCTGGCGTTCCTGCATAGCTTCAAGTAGTGCACTTTGTACTTTTGCAGGAGCACGATTGATCTCGTCTGCTAATATGAAATTGGTGAAAATCGGACCTTTCCGTACTGTAAATTCATTTTGCCCAGGATTGTAAATCATGGTACCGATAATATCCGCTGGCAACAGATCAGGTGTAAACTGTATTCTGTTAAAACCTGCATCAATCGCAGAAGCGAGTGTTTTGATGGCTAAAGTTTTTGCAAGTCCGGGCAATCCTTCCAAAAGTACATGTCCTTTAGTCAGTAAACCCAGCATCAGCCGGTCCGTCATGTGTTTCTGACCCACGATCACTTTTGAAGTTTCAGCATTCAGAACTTCGATAAACGCACTATCAATATATATTTGTTGATTAAGTGCTTCAATGTCTATAGATGTATGCATTTGTTTAATTTGTTTTTAGGATTCCGTCTGCAATTACAAACTTCTTATCTTTGTCATTCAATGCTGCGGAATGCAAAGATTAAAAAATATCATTAAAGTTCTTTGTTTTTATCGGATTGATTGGTTTTGACGAATAAATACAAATATGAAATTATTCTGAATAACATTCAAAATCCTGATAAAATACGTTCGGCAAAATTATATGAAGTCTGATTTTTTGAAAAAAGGGGCTATTATTTTTAACTAAACTTTAACCGGAGGTTCATGCTGGCATCCCTGCCAACATGCAGTTCCTTCCGTCGTGGCCGTTCATTTTGGCATCCCTGCCAAAATGCAGTTACCACTCCGCCCCCGGATAAGCCCTTTGCAGATATTGGAGATCTGAAATTATAAAACCCAGATGCTCTGTGTGGAGTCCCGTCTTACCGCCTTTTTGTGGATAAATATTTTGCGGGATTATTAAAGTGGCTTCTTCGATGGTGTTTTCAAATCTATCAGTTGCATGTATTTTTATTTTACTAAGGTCAGGTGCAATACCTGAATCTTTCATTTGGGTTTCAATGTCTGAAGGAATAAACATTTCTTCAAAATAAGGCATCAGATTATCGAGAGATGTCTGGATTTTTTGATGACTTTCATCTGTTCCATCCCCCAATCTTATAATCCATTCTCCGGAGAACCGGATATGATAGCTGACTTCCTTAAAGGATTTGGATGCAATCGCTGCAAGTCGTTTATCATTAGAAGATTTTAAAGCTTCAAGATAATAATAATGAAAGCAGTCAAACATAAATTGCCGCATCAAAGTATCGCCCCAATGCCCATTAGGCAATTCTACGAGCAATATATTTCTGAATTGCCTGACATCTCTCTTATATGGAAAATCATCTTCGGTTCTGCCATCTGCCGCAATTTCTGCCGCATATTGATAATAGTTTCTCGCTTCACCTATCAGATCAAGTGCAATATTTGTCATTGCAATATCCTGTTCCAGTACCGGACCATGACCACACCATTCTCCCAATCGTTGTCCGAGAATGAGTACATTATCAGCCGGAAGCATCAGATAATCAAGTAATTGTTGTTTTTCCTGCGTATTCATTACATGTGTTTAAGTGCGTCGGGAAGATCATAGAAAGTCGGGTGACGGTATATTTTATCAGCAGCAGGGTCAAACAATTCTTCCTGGTCTTCCGGATTGGATGCTGTGATATATTTTGATTCTACTACCCAGATACTGATTCCCTCATTCCTGCGTGTATAAACATCCCTTGCATTTTCGATTGCCATTTTGGCATCTGCTGCGTGCAGGCTACCTGCATGCTTGTGATTCAGACCATTAGCTGATCGGATAAAGACTTCATAGAGAGGCCAGTCTTTCATATTAACTGTTTTTACTAAAAATTATAATTTATTATGCAACTCTGACATTGTTTCGGTTCTTTTGTTTTTCTGCATAAGCAGAAGCGGCTTCCCTTATCCAGGTACCTTCTTCATGCGCTTTGACTCTTGCCGCCAGCCGTTCTTTATTGCAAGGTCCGTTTCCGTTCACAACATTCCAGAATTCATCCCAATCAATTTTTCCAAAGTCATAATGTCCTGTACTTTCATTAAACTTCAGATCAGGATCAGGAACAGTAATGCCTAAAATATCTGCTTGCGGAATAGTCATATCCACAAATTTTTGTCTTAATTCATCATTTGAGAATCTTTTGATTTTCCATTTGATAGACTGCGCAGAATGCGGAGAATCTGCATCATTTGGTCCGAACATCATCAGGGAAGGCCACCACCATCTGTTGAGAGCATCCTGAGCCATTTCTTTTTGTTCGGGTGTTCCATTACACAATGTCAAAAGAATTTCATATCCCTGACGTTGGTGGAACGATTCTTCCTTACAAACCCGCACCATCGCTCTTGCATAAGGACCATATGAGCAACGACAAAGTGGCACCTGATTCATTATAGCTGCACCATCTACCAGCCAACCGATAGCCCCTATATCTGCCCATGACAAAGTCGGATAGTTAAAGATGCTTGAATACTTCGCTTTACCACTGTGAAGCTGTTCGAGCTGCTCATCTCTTGAAATGCCCAGCGTTTCACATGCAGAATACAAATAAAGTCCATGACCTGCTTCATCCTGCACTTTTGCGAGTAATGCAAGTTTTCGTTTCAGACTTGGGGCACGGGTTATCCAGTTTCCTTCGGGCAACATTCCCACAATTTCAGAGTGTGCATGTTGTGATATCTGCCTGATCAGTGTTTTTCTGTAAGCATCCGGCATCCAGTCCCGGGGCTCAATTTTTCCTTCTGCATCTATTCGTTGCTGAAACCTTTCTTCAAGTGAATTGATGTTGGTCATGATGACTTTTTTAATTTTTAATTACAAATATAATCTCATTACAATATTTTACGAACATTTGTTCGGAAAATTCAATCCTTTTTTAATCCTTTGATAATAAAACCGGTGATTTCTGCATTAACGTCTGATTCCGAATGTTTGTTGGATGTGTAGTATGTCCAACGCATAGCATTTATTATTGTATTGAAAATGATGTCCACGTTCTCAAAATCAAAAATACCTTTCCTTTTGCCTTCTTTGAGTATTTCTTTGAAATTATTTGCATATTCCTTTCTTTGTCCGATAAACACAGGTAAAGCACTTTCAGGCAGATGTTTCCATTCATCACTAAACACGGCAATAGAAGTAGCATCGTTATAAGCGATATGCAAGTGAAGTTCAATCAGTTTTTTGAGCTTTTTCTTGGGAGAATAATCGCTTTCCATGATTTGTTGCATTCCTTCTGTAAATTGTCGGGCACAATCCAGACATATAGTCACCAACAACTCTTCCTTTGACTGAATATGACTGTAAATGCTGGAAGGTTCGAGTCCAACTCTGTAGGCAAGGTCCCGAATAGATGTAGCACTGTAGCCTTTTTCTCTGAAAAGTACTGCAGCAGCATCGAGTATCGTTTGTTTTTTATTTTTCTTTTCAGCAATCATATCTCCTATTTTTGATCAAAGTCAATTTCTACCACGGATGATCTTGGGTGAGATTGACAGGTTAGTACATATCCTGCTGCAAGTTCGTCGGGTTCCAATGCATAATTGATATCCATGTTGACTTCGCCTGCCATCAGTTTTGCTTTACAGGTACTGCATACACCTCCTTTACATGCAAATGGCAGATCAGCTCCATTTTTTAAAGCAGCATCCAGAATACTTTCTGCACCATATGATAATGGAAATTCAAAATAATCACCATCAAGAATTACTTTTACAAGACTTTTTTCTTCGGGATTAAAGGCCAGATCTTCCTGTCGGTTTTCAGTTTTTTTAACCAAGCCATCCGTATTAAAAAGTTCAAAGTGTATTTTTGATTCGGGTACACCCAATAATTCCAAACTTTCTTTTACATTAAATATCATCTCCGCTGGCCCGCACAACATAAATTCATCTGTCCCGGTGACATCCATGAAGGTCTTTGCAAATATCTGACATTTTTCACCATTCAGTCTGCCATAAAAAACCGGACTTCCAAATTTTTCTTTACTTAATATATGATATACTGAAAATCGGGTAATGTATTTGTTTTTCAATCCCTCCAGCTCTTCTCTGAAAATGATGGAATCAAAATTTCTGTTTCCATAAAAAAGTGTGATGTTGCTCTCAGGTTCATGAAATAATATACTTTTGATCAATGACATGATCGGGGTGATACCGCTGCCGGATGCAAAAAATACATAGTTCTTTTTATTATCTTTTGCGATGTTGATAGTGAAATTTCCCATAGGGGGCATCACTTCCAATGTATCTCCTTTTTGCAATTTTTCATTGGCATAAGTTGAAAATCTGCCCCCTGACAATTTTTTTACTGCAACTTTCAGATTATTTTCAAAATCTCCTGCACACAAAGAATAAGATCGCCTCAGCTCTTCATTTCCGTCGGGATATTTAAAGGTAAGATATTGTCCCGGAGTGAATCTAAATAGTTCTTTGAGCTCATCCGGAACATCGAAACTCAGGCTGACACAGTCTTTGGTTTCATGTATAACTTCCCTGATTATCAGTGGGTAAAACTTTGTTGACATAATCTACTTACGAATGATTGTTCGTAAAGGTATGAATAAATTTAATAATAGAAAACTAATACAAATTAATTTTCAGAGTTCTATTTTAAGGTATACTCTTTTAACATTAGTTTTAATAATGTCTTTATGAACAAAATTGAACATATTTTTAAAAAGTTAGTACTATCATGGTAATTGAGATGATATAATTAAAAA
The genomic region above belongs to Saprospiraceae bacterium and contains:
- the paaK gene encoding phenylacetate-CoA oxygenase/reductase subunit PaaK; this translates as MSTKFYPLIIREVIHETKDCVSLSFDVPDELKELFRFTPGQYLTFKYPDGNEELRRSYSLCAGDFENNLKVAVKKLSGGRFSTYANEKLQKGDTLEVMPPMGNFTINIAKDNKKNYVFFASGSGITPIMSLIKSILFHEPESNITLFYGNRNFDSIIFREELEGLKNKYITRFSVYHILSKEKFGSPVFYGRLNGEKCQIFAKTFMDVTGTDEFMLCGPAEMIFNVKESLELLGVPESKIHFELFNTDGLVKKTENRQEDLAFNPEEKSLVKVILDGDYFEFPLSYGAESILDAALKNGADLPFACKGGVCSTCKAKLMAGEVNMDINYALEPDELAAGYVLTCQSHPRSSVVEIDFDQK
- a CDS encoding DUF58 domain-containing protein, translating into METSELLKKVRKIEIRTKGLTKHIFSGEYHSAFKGRGMSFSEVREYQYGDDVRNIDWNVTARTGGPHVKIFEEERELTVMLLLDISGSSFFGTTDRFKNEIITEIAAVLAFSAITNNDKVGAILFSDRIEKYLPPKKGKQNILRIIRELLYIQPSGKSTDITQALEYLNNTQKKRAICFLISDFKASGYNQALQIAAKKHDVIGLRIFDEREKELPDVGLIWVQDSETGAERILDTSDKDIRSRYHNRYEKVLTEFKTSFAKAKSDQLSINTSDDYLKSLHHFFKKRSK
- a CDS encoding AAA family ATPase, which encodes MHTSIDIEALNQQIYIDSAFIEVLNAETSKVIVGQKHMTDRLMLGLLTKGHVLLEGLPGLAKTLAIKTLASAIDAGFNRIQFTPDLLPADIIGTMIYNPGQNEFTVRKGPIFTNFILADEINRAPAKVQSALLEAMQERQVTIGKQSFVLDEPFLVLATQNPIDQEGTYPLPEAQVDRFMLKVKIGYPTREEEKDIIRKNISGEILQEIKAVVSPASIIKARESVKKVYMDEKIEQYILDIVFATREPQKYRLTELKDLISYGASPRASINLAMGAKARAFMNRRGYVIPDDVRNVCMDILNHRLGLSYEAEAENITPEDIVTKIINTIEVP
- the paaC gene encoding phenylacetate-CoA oxygenase subunit PaaC, whose translation is MNTQEKQQLLDYLMLPADNVLILGQRLGEWCGHGPVLEQDIAMTNIALDLIGEARNYYQYAAEIAADGRTEDDFPYKRDVRQFRNILLVELPNGHWGDTLMRQFMFDCFHYYYLEALKSSNDKRLAAIASKSFKEVSYHIRFSGEWIIRLGDGTDESHQKIQTSLDNLMPYFEEMFIPSDIETQMKDSGIAPDLSKIKIHATDRFENTIEEATLIIPQNIYPQKGGKTGLHTEHLGFIISDLQYLQRAYPGAEW
- the paaA gene encoding 1,2-phenylacetyl-CoA epoxidase subunit A — encoded protein: MTNINSLEERFQQRIDAEGKIEPRDWMPDAYRKTLIRQISQHAHSEIVGMLPEGNWITRAPSLKRKLALLAKVQDEAGHGLYLYSACETLGISRDEQLEQLHSGKAKYSSIFNYPTLSWADIGAIGWLVDGAAIMNQVPLCRCSYGPYARAMVRVCKEESFHQRQGYEILLTLCNGTPEQKEMAQDALNRWWWPSLMMFGPNDADSPHSAQSIKWKIKRFSNDELRQKFVDMTIPQADILGITVPDPDLKFNESTGHYDFGKIDWDEFWNVVNGNGPCNKERLAARVKAHEEGTWIREAASAYAEKQKNRNNVRVA
- the paaB gene encoding 1,2-phenylacetyl-CoA epoxidase subunit B, with amino-acid sequence MKDWPLYEVFIRSANGLNHKHAGSLHAADAKMAIENARDVYTRRNEGISIWVVESKYITASNPEDQEELFDPAADKIYRHPTFYDLPDALKHM
- a CDS encoding TetR/AcrR family transcriptional regulator, translated to MIAEKKNKKQTILDAAAVLFREKGYSATSIRDLAYRVGLEPSSIYSHIQSKEELLVTICLDCARQFTEGMQQIMESDYSPKKKLKKLIELHLHIAYNDATSIAVFSDEWKHLPESALPVFIGQRKEYANNFKEILKEGKRKGIFDFENVDIIFNTIINAMRWTYYTSNKHSESDVNAEITGFIIKGLKKD